The proteins below are encoded in one region of Homalodisca vitripennis isolate AUS2020 unplaced genomic scaffold, UT_GWSS_2.1 ScUCBcl_120;HRSCAF=1255, whole genome shotgun sequence:
- the LOC124370384 gene encoding jerky protein homolog-like — protein MSADSNAAAEYLQEFKEITPSYSPQQVYNADETGLNFKALPTKSLASREEKSAPGFKMDMQRLTVLACSNASATNKIPLMVIGKSKKPRCFKNMNMNALPVYYKNQKKAWMDRALFQEWFEKQFVPNVRAYNEENGLPDRALLLIDNAPSHPDDLELVAEAWENTSVGALQKSWKNLWPDLQFVEEVVPPVNECELLPLVKKIPGCENVEKECVDEWTAVDDKGFEEYTDEDIVAQVQGVPADDSCSSEDEGDAQTTDIVPHSAAASAFDLALRYVEQHAAATPNDVENDYNSEDLIKIVTEILDLPSKSDEDPKTDPVELASESDIDPTTNFVQLPSECDFEQKGISCFSRKSQRQIKVNLIGIL, from the exons ATGTCTGCAGACAGCAACGCAGCCGCAGAGTATCTTCAGGAGTTCAAAGAAATTACACCCTCCTACTCACCCCAGCAAGTGTACAACGCTGATGAAACGGGGCTAAATTTCAAAGCGTTGCCAACAAAGAGCCTAGCTTCAAGAGAAGAAAAGTCCGCTCCAGGATTTAAAATGGATATGCAACGACTAACCGTATTAGCATGCAGCAACGCTTCCGCCACCAATAAGATACCTTTGATGGTTATCGGTAAATCCAAAAAACctcgatgttttaaaaacatgaatatgaacGCTCTGCCGgtttactataaaaaccaaaagaaagcttGGATGGATCGTGCTTTGTTTCAAGAATGGTTTGAGAAACAATTTGTGCCCAACGTGAGAGCCTACAATGAAGAAAATGGACTGCCTGATAGAGCGTTGTTACTCATAGATAACGCTCCGTCCCATCCGGATGACTTAGAGCTG GTGGCAGAGGCTTGGGAGAACACAAGCGTAGGAGCTCTGCAGAAATCTTGGAAAAATCTTTGGCCTGATCTGCAGTTTGTTGAAGAGGTTGTTCCACCGGTAAATGAATGCGAACTTCTtcctcttgtaaaaaaaataccggGATGCGAAAATGTAGAGAAGGAGTGTGTTGATGAGTGGACGGCTGTAGATGACAAAGGCTTCGAGGAGTACACAGACGAAGACATCGTGGCACAGGTGCAAGGAGTCCCAGCTGATGACTCATGTAGCAGTGAGGATGAGGGAGACGCCCAAACTACCGATATTGTTCCACACAGCGCAGCTGCAAGTGCCTTTGACCTCGCTCTACGCTACGTCGAGCAACATGCCGCTGCTACTCCCAATGAC GTAGAAAATGATTACAATAgtgaagatttaattaaaatagtaacagAAATTTTAGATTTACCGAGTAAAAGTGATGAAGATCCTAAAACTGACCCTGTAGAATTAGCAAGTGAAAGTGATATAGATCCTACAACCAACTTTGTACAATTACCAAGTGAATGTGATTTCGAACAA AAGGGCATTTCCTGCTTCAGCCGCAAGAGTCAGAGACAGATTAAGGTCAACCTCATCGGAATTctctaa